One genomic region from Prunus persica cultivar Lovell chromosome G3, Prunus_persica_NCBIv2, whole genome shotgun sequence encodes:
- the LOC18781598 gene encoding UDP-glycosyltransferase 83A1 has translation MSNPHIIAVPFPAQGHVIPLMELSQCLVNHGFRVTFVNTDYNHKQVVNALAADESQLSDRICLVSLPGGLEPWEARHEVGKLCEATERVMPGKLEELIEKINQGEGDKVTCVIADECSGWALEVAEKLNIRRVAFYPASAAILTLQFSIPKLIHQGIINDDGTVLRSQMIQLAPGMPTMKTTEFLWACMGDLTAQKIVFQVMVRNNKAAKLAEWIVCNSAYELEPAAFTVAPEILPIGPLLASSRLGNSACYFWPQDSTCLQWLDQQPPCSVIYVAFGSTTFFDQTQFQELALALELSQRSFLWVVRPDITDKTSDPYPEGYQDRVASCGLMVGWAPQQKVLAHPSIACFLSHCGWNSTIEGLSNGVPFLCWPYCSDQFLNESYICDVWKVGLKLKKNENGIIPQGEIKSKVEQLLGDENFKARASKLKEMGMTSVKEGGQSHRNFKNIIEWMKTC, from the exons atgagcAACCCACATATAATAGCTGTTCCTTTTCCAGCACAAGGTCATGTGATTCCCTTGATGGAGCTGTCACAATGCTTAGTTAACCATGGCTTCAGAGTCACATTTGTGAATACAGACTACAATCACAAGCAAGTCGTGAATGCCTTGGCTGCTGATGAAAGTCAGTTATCGGATCGAATTTGCCTAGTTTCACTTCCAGGTGGCTTAGAGCCCTGGGAGGCCAGGCATGAGGTAGGAAAGTTATGTGAAGCAACGGAAAGAGTCATGCCTGGGAAGTTGGAGGAGCTGATAGAGAAGATCAACCAAGGGGAAGGTGACAAAGTCACTTGTGTCATTGCTGATGAGTGTTCCGGGTGGGCTCTGGAAGTGGCAGAGAAACTGAATATCAGGCGAGTTGCCTTCTATCCTGCATCAGCTGCAATTTTGACTTTGCAATTCTCTATCCCAAAGTTAATTCATCAAGGAATCATCAACGACGATG GAACTGTTTTAAGAAGCCAGATGATTCAGTTGGCACCGGGCATGCCCACCATGAAAACTACAGAATTTCTTTGGGCATGCATGGGTGACTTGACCGCACAGAAAATAGTATTTCAAGTTATGGTAAGAAATAACAAGGCTGCGAAATTGGCAGAGTGGATTGTTTGCAACTCAGCATACGAACTTGAGCCAGCAGCATTCACAGTGGCACCAGAGATTTTACCAATAGGCCCGCTTCTGGCAAGCAGCCGGCTTGGAAACTCAGCATGCTACTTCTGGCCACAAGACTCAACTTGCTTACAGTGGCTGGATCAACAGCCACCATGCTCAGTCATCTATGTTGCATTTGGCAGCACTACATTTTTTGATCAAACACAATTCCAAGAACTGGCTCTGGCTCTTGAGCTGTCCCAAAGGTCATTCCTCTGGGTTGTGAGGCCAGATATCACTGACAAAACATCTGATCCCTACCCAGAAGGATATCAAGACCGTGTAGCCTCTTGCGGTCTGATGGTTGGTTGGGCACCTCAACAAAAGGTTCTAGCTCATCCTTCCATTGCTTGCTTCTTAAGCCACTGTGGTTGGAACTCTACAATAGAAGGTCTAAGCAATGGAGTTCCTTTCTTGTGCTGGCCATACTGTTCTGACCAGTTCCTTAATGAGAGCTACATTTGTGATGTCTGGAAGGTTGGgttgaagttgaaaaagaatgaaaatggGATCATACCACAAGGAGAAATCAAGAGCAAGGTGGAACAACTGCTTGGTGATGAAAACTTCAAAGCAAGAGCTTCCAAACTGAAGGAAATGGGCATGACCAGTGTCAAAGAAGGTGGCCAATCTCACAGGAACTTTAAGAATATTATTGAATGGATGAAGACATGTTAG